One stretch of Saccharopolyspora erythraea DNA includes these proteins:
- the ahcY gene encoding adenosylhomocysteinase, which yields MNDERLQVRNGIEFAIADPGAATAGRHQIRLAEHEMPGLMALRREYAEVFPLRGARISGSLHMTVQTAVLIETLVALGAEVRWASCNIFSTDDSAAAAVVVGPHGTPEDPRGVPVFAWKGETLEEYWWCTERMLTWPDEAGPNMILDDGGDATLLVHKGVQYERAGVVPNPSDDDPDEFKVILETLRASLAVDATKWTRTAERIRGVTEETTTGVNRLYQLAAQGELLFPAINVNDSVTKSKFDNKYGIRHSLIDGINRATDVLVGGKVAVVCGYGDVGKGSAESLRGQRARVIITEVDPINALQALLDGYEVARLESVIAKADILITATGNKDVVTVDHMRRMKHQAVLGNVGHFDNEIDMAGLERVDGVRRISIKPQVDEWVFRDGKSIIVLSEGRLLNLGNATGHPSFVMSNSFSNQTIAQIELFTKYREYDREVYRLPKALDEKVARIHVEALGGELTRLSKDQAEYIGVDVEGPYKPDHYRY from the coding sequence ATGAACGACGAACGTCTTCAGGTCCGCAACGGTATCGAGTTCGCGATCGCCGATCCGGGTGCGGCCACCGCCGGGCGCCACCAGATCCGCCTCGCCGAGCACGAGATGCCGGGTCTGATGGCGTTGCGCCGGGAGTACGCCGAGGTCTTCCCGCTGCGCGGGGCGCGCATCTCCGGGTCGCTGCACATGACGGTGCAGACCGCCGTGCTGATCGAGACCCTGGTCGCGCTCGGGGCCGAGGTGCGCTGGGCCTCCTGCAACATCTTCTCCACCGACGACTCGGCCGCGGCGGCCGTCGTCGTCGGCCCGCACGGCACACCGGAGGATCCCAGGGGCGTTCCGGTCTTCGCCTGGAAGGGCGAGACGCTGGAGGAGTACTGGTGGTGCACCGAGCGGATGCTCACCTGGCCGGACGAGGCCGGACCCAACATGATCCTCGACGACGGCGGCGACGCGACTCTGCTGGTGCACAAGGGAGTCCAGTACGAGCGCGCCGGCGTGGTGCCGAACCCCTCCGACGACGACCCGGACGAGTTCAAGGTGATCCTGGAGACGCTGCGGGCGTCGCTGGCCGTGGACGCCACCAAGTGGACGCGGACCGCCGAGCGGATCCGCGGCGTCACCGAGGAGACGACGACCGGGGTCAACCGGCTCTACCAGCTCGCGGCGCAGGGCGAGCTGCTCTTCCCGGCCATCAACGTCAACGACTCGGTCACCAAGTCGAAGTTCGACAACAAGTACGGCATCCGGCACTCGCTGATCGACGGGATCAACCGCGCCACCGACGTCCTGGTGGGCGGGAAGGTCGCGGTGGTCTGCGGGTACGGCGACGTCGGCAAGGGCTCGGCGGAGTCGCTGCGCGGGCAGCGCGCGCGGGTGATCATCACCGAGGTCGACCCGATCAACGCGTTGCAGGCACTGCTCGACGGCTACGAGGTCGCCCGGCTCGAGAGCGTCATTGCTAAGGCCGACATCCTGATCACCGCCACCGGCAACAAGGACGTCGTCACCGTCGACCACATGCGCCGGATGAAGCACCAGGCCGTCCTGGGCAACGTCGGCCACTTCGACAACGAGATCGACATGGCCGGTCTGGAGCGGGTCGACGGGGTGCGCCGCATCAGCATCAAGCCGCAGGTGGACGAGTGGGTCTTCCGCGACGGCAAGTCCATCATCGTGCTTTCCGAAGGCAGGTTGCTCAACCTGGGCAACGCCACCGGCCACCCGAGCTTCGTGATGTCCAATTCCTTCTCCAACCAGACCATCGCGCAGATCGAGCTGTTCACCAAGTACCGGGAGTACGACCGGGAGGTCTACCGGCTGCCGAAGGCCCTGGACGAGAAGGTCGCCCGCATCCACGTCGAAGCGCTCGGCGGGGAGCTGACGCGGCTCAGCAAGGACCAGGCGGAGTACATCGGCGTGGACGTCGAAGGTCCGTACAAACCGGACCACTACCGGTACTGA
- a CDS encoding amino acid permease yields MPGTGLWRTKSVEQSILDTDEPDTKLRKNLGAWDLIVFGVSVVIGAGIFTLAARTAGDTSGPAVSLAFIIAAIACGLAALCYAEFASTVPVAGSAYTYSYATFGEFIAWIIGWDLVLEFAVAAAAVGKGWSTYLQEVLSLIGLDIPTVFPLGPLQFDWGAVLLAVVLTTLLALGTKLSARVSLVITAIKVAVVLLVIVVGAAFIKAANYTPFIPPAQGAEESGPALEQSLLSLILGGETSNFGIFGLLAGASLVFFAFIGFDVVATTAEETRNPQRDAPRGIFGSLAIVTVLYVAVAFVVTGMAKYTDLSTKPDGSRSTLATAFSLNGVDWAAAIISVGALAGLTTVVMVMLLGQIRILFAMSRDGLVPRALSKTDPKKGTPVRATVLVGAVVVVASGFFPADKLEEMVNVGTLFAFVLVSAGVIVLRKTRPDLPRGFKAPMVPLVPILAIIACVWLMLNLTALTWVRFVVWMAAGVVVYFMYGRSHSRLGRGELAEVPSGGAGGKGPNA; encoded by the coding sequence GTGCCAGGTACTGGGCTGTGGCGAACCAAATCGGTCGAGCAATCGATCTTGGATACCGATGAGCCGGACACCAAGCTCCGAAAGAACCTGGGAGCCTGGGACCTGATCGTCTTCGGCGTGTCCGTCGTCATCGGCGCCGGCATCTTCACGCTCGCCGCGCGCACGGCGGGCGACACGTCCGGGCCTGCGGTCTCGCTGGCGTTCATCATCGCCGCCATCGCCTGCGGGCTGGCCGCGCTCTGCTACGCCGAGTTCGCCTCGACGGTGCCGGTGGCGGGCAGCGCCTACACGTACTCCTACGCCACCTTCGGCGAGTTCATCGCCTGGATCATCGGCTGGGACCTCGTGCTGGAGTTCGCGGTCGCCGCGGCCGCCGTCGGCAAGGGCTGGTCGACCTACCTGCAGGAAGTGCTGAGCCTGATCGGGCTCGACATCCCCACGGTGTTCCCGCTGGGGCCGTTGCAGTTCGACTGGGGCGCGGTGCTGCTGGCGGTCGTGCTGACCACCCTGCTCGCCCTCGGCACCAAGCTGTCGGCGCGGGTCAGCCTGGTGATCACCGCGATCAAGGTCGCGGTGGTGCTGCTGGTCATCGTGGTCGGCGCCGCGTTCATCAAGGCCGCGAACTACACCCCGTTCATCCCGCCGGCGCAGGGTGCCGAGGAGAGCGGTCCGGCGCTGGAGCAGTCGCTGCTCTCGCTCATCCTCGGCGGCGAGACCAGCAACTTCGGCATCTTCGGCCTGCTGGCCGGTGCGTCGCTGGTGTTCTTCGCGTTCATCGGCTTCGACGTCGTGGCGACCACCGCTGAGGAGACCCGCAACCCGCAGCGGGACGCGCCGCGGGGCATCTTCGGCTCGCTGGCGATCGTCACCGTGCTGTACGTCGCGGTCGCGTTCGTGGTGACCGGCATGGCGAAGTACACCGACCTGTCGACCAAGCCCGACGGCAGCCGGTCGACCCTGGCCACCGCGTTCTCGCTGAACGGCGTGGACTGGGCCGCGGCGATCATCTCGGTCGGTGCGCTGGCCGGTCTGACCACCGTGGTGATGGTCATGCTGCTGGGGCAGATCCGAATCCTGTTCGCGATGTCCCGCGACGGCCTCGTGCCGCGCGCCCTGTCCAAGACCGACCCCAAGAAGGGCACTCCGGTCCGCGCGACCGTGCTGGTCGGTGCCGTCGTCGTGGTGGCCTCCGGCTTCTTCCCGGCCGACAAGCTGGAGGAGATGGTCAACGTCGGCACGCTGTTCGCGTTCGTGCTGGTCTCCGCCGGTGTGATCGTGCTGCGCAAGACCCGGCCCGACCTGCCGCGCGGCTTCAAGGCGCCGATGGTGCCGCTGGTGCCGATCCTGGCGATCATCGCCTGCGTCTGGCTGATGCTGAACCTCACCGCCCTGACCTGGGTCCGGTTCGTGGTCTGGATGGCCGCCGGTGTGGTCGTCTACTTCATGTACGGACGCAGCCACTCCAGGCTCGGCAGGGGCGAGCTGGCCGAGGTGCCCTCCGGTGGTGCCGGAGGCAAGGGGCCCAACGCCTAG
- a CDS encoding cation diffusion facilitator family transporter, with protein sequence MSAGGGTKAIIAALVANAGIALAKFGGFLVTGSSSMLAESVHSVADTSNQGLLLLGKKTSQRKPTDEHPFGYGRDRYFYSFVVALMLFSLGSVFALYEGYHKIEHPEPLSTPWVAVIILVIAIALESFSFHTAIKESRAIKGGLGWWQFIRQAKTPELPVVLLEDAGALFGLILALGGVGLSVLTGNPVWDGIGTACIGVLLGVIAIVLIIETKSLLIGEGADRAVLGDIVSELTRERVEKVIHIRTQYIGPDELLIAAKIGLASSLTVAEVAAEIDAAEDRVRSKVSAARLIYLEPDLERTTEDTAAKGAAANHE encoded by the coding sequence GTGTCAGCAGGCGGCGGCACCAAGGCAATCATCGCGGCGCTGGTCGCGAACGCGGGCATCGCGTTGGCGAAGTTCGGCGGGTTCCTGGTCACCGGGTCCTCATCGATGCTCGCGGAGTCGGTGCACTCGGTGGCCGACACCTCCAACCAGGGGCTGCTGCTGCTCGGCAAGAAGACCTCGCAGCGCAAGCCCACCGACGAACACCCGTTCGGCTACGGGCGCGACCGCTACTTCTACTCGTTCGTCGTCGCGCTGATGCTGTTCAGCCTGGGCTCGGTGTTCGCCCTCTACGAGGGCTACCACAAGATCGAGCACCCTGAGCCGCTGAGCACGCCCTGGGTCGCGGTCATCATCCTGGTGATCGCCATCGCGCTGGAGAGCTTCAGCTTCCACACCGCGATCAAGGAGTCCAGGGCGATCAAGGGCGGGCTGGGCTGGTGGCAGTTCATCCGCCAGGCCAAGACGCCGGAGCTGCCGGTGGTGCTGCTGGAGGACGCGGGCGCGCTGTTCGGCCTGATCCTCGCCCTGGGCGGCGTGGGCCTGTCGGTGCTCACCGGCAACCCGGTCTGGGACGGCATCGGCACCGCCTGCATCGGCGTCCTGCTGGGCGTCATCGCGATCGTCCTGATCATCGAGACCAAGAGCCTGCTCATCGGTGAGGGCGCCGACCGGGCGGTCCTCGGCGACATCGTGTCCGAACTGACGCGCGAGCGCGTCGAGAAGGTCATCCACATCCGTACCCAGTACATCGGCCCCGACGAGCTGCTGATCGCCGCGAAGATCGGCCTCGCCTCCTCGCTGACGGTCGCGGAGGTGGCCGCCGAGATCGACGCCGCCGAGGACCGGGTCCGCTCGAAGGTTTCGGCCGCGCGGCTCATCTACCTCGAACCCGATCTTGAGCGCACCACTGAGGACACCGCCGCCAAAGGCGCCGCCGCGAACCACGAGTAG
- the manA gene encoding mannose-6-phosphate isomerase, class I: MELLRNAVRPYAWGSRTAIADLLGRPVPTPHPEAELWMGAHPGDPSMLVRHDGSEESLLELLDADPAHHLGAGCKDRWGGRLPFLFKVLAADEPLSLQAHPSAEQAAEGFAREESAGIPRNAANRNYPDPTAKPELICALTEFHALAGFREAGRTVRLLDALDVPSLRAHRGLLAAQPDADGLRALFTTWITLPEHYLRDVMPELLDACVEHVRERGEFALECRTVLELGEAYPNDAGVLASLLLNRLVLQPGEAIFLPAGNLHAYLHGTGVEILANSDNILRCGLTPKHVDVPELLRVLDFACGDMRILKGESLDANLTVYKTPAQEFELSRVDWTLADSGGVLLDSPGPQIVLCTKGRVHLSTVDGSRSVQLERGESVWLAASDQAAVARPATLDADGAAQVFRAAAGVV; this comes from the coding sequence GTGGAGTTACTGCGGAACGCGGTGCGCCCCTACGCCTGGGGTTCGCGCACCGCGATCGCGGACCTGCTCGGCCGTCCGGTCCCGACGCCGCACCCCGAGGCAGAGCTGTGGATGGGTGCGCACCCGGGTGACCCCTCGATGCTGGTCCGCCACGACGGTTCTGAAGAGTCGCTGCTGGAGCTGCTGGACGCCGATCCGGCGCACCACCTCGGCGCCGGCTGCAAGGACCGCTGGGGCGGCAGGCTGCCGTTCCTGTTCAAGGTGCTGGCCGCCGACGAGCCGCTGAGCCTGCAGGCGCACCCGTCGGCGGAGCAGGCGGCCGAGGGCTTCGCGCGGGAGGAGTCGGCGGGCATCCCGCGCAACGCCGCCAACCGCAACTACCCGGACCCCACCGCCAAGCCGGAGCTGATCTGCGCGCTGACCGAGTTCCACGCGCTGGCCGGGTTCCGCGAGGCCGGCCGCACCGTGCGGCTGCTCGACGCGCTCGACGTGCCGAGCCTGCGCGCGCACCGGGGTCTGCTGGCGGCCCAGCCCGACGCCGACGGCCTGCGGGCGCTGTTCACCACGTGGATCACCCTGCCCGAGCACTACCTGCGCGACGTGATGCCGGAGCTGCTGGACGCGTGTGTCGAGCACGTGCGCGAGCGCGGCGAGTTCGCGCTGGAGTGCCGCACGGTGCTGGAGCTGGGCGAGGCGTACCCGAACGACGCCGGTGTGCTGGCCAGCCTGCTGCTCAACCGGCTGGTGCTGCAACCGGGCGAGGCGATCTTCCTGCCCGCCGGGAACCTGCACGCCTACCTGCACGGCACAGGTGTGGAGATCCTGGCCAACTCCGACAACATCCTGCGCTGCGGGCTCACCCCCAAGCACGTGGACGTGCCGGAGCTGCTGCGCGTGCTGGACTTCGCCTGCGGTGACATGCGGATCCTCAAGGGTGAGTCGCTGGACGCGAACCTGACCGTCTACAAGACCCCGGCCCAGGAGTTCGAGCTGTCCCGGGTGGACTGGACGCTCGCCGACTCCGGCGGGGTCCTGCTCGACTCGCCGGGGCCGCAGATAGTGCTGTGCACCAAGGGGCGCGTCCACCTGTCCACGGTGGACGGAAGTCGTTCGGTCCAGCTGGAGCGCGGCGAGTCGGTGTGGCTGGCGGCCTCCGACCAGGCGGCCGTCGCCCGCCCCGCGACCCTCGACGCCGACGGCGCGGCCCAGGTCTTCCGCGCCGCTGCCGGTGTTGTCTGA
- a CDS encoding SIS domain-containing protein, which produces MLDDSLFDDPARLADVDTRGLLRSAAMAGAQVRSAVEVTAETGLDDLADGRPRAVVLLARPGVSPAVCRLLAALAGQSCPVPVVVADTAPTWVGALDVVFAATDDAGDPVLAESVSVAARRGATVVLAVPAEGPVAAAAAGRAKVIAPKVPVPPALSFAHAFTAGLSLFGALGLLRADTETLADELDREAARAHPSHELLMNPAKSLAMRLADRAPLLWGLDQVSTAVAEHGAYALGCHAGTACDVSSYQQAVARQALHRTARGLGSEADLFADPEDNPGGLMRVFLVSARFDAESEATERAAVRDLPAADLVTPGESVRDDAVLRSALLAVRFDLAAVYLGLAAGTLDGPGWQALAMH; this is translated from the coding sequence GTGCTCGACGACAGCCTCTTCGACGACCCGGCCAGGCTCGCCGACGTCGACACCAGGGGGTTGCTGCGCTCGGCCGCGATGGCCGGCGCGCAGGTGCGTTCGGCGGTCGAGGTGACCGCCGAGACAGGACTCGACGACCTCGCCGACGGCAGGCCACGAGCGGTGGTGCTGCTGGCCCGTCCGGGTGTCTCGCCCGCGGTGTGCCGGCTGCTCGCCGCGCTGGCCGGGCAGTCGTGCCCGGTCCCGGTCGTCGTGGCCGACACCGCGCCGACCTGGGTGGGCGCGCTCGACGTCGTGTTCGCCGCCACCGACGACGCGGGGGACCCGGTGCTGGCGGAGTCGGTGTCGGTCGCCGCGCGCCGCGGCGCGACCGTGGTCCTGGCCGTCCCGGCGGAGGGCCCGGTGGCGGCTGCCGCCGCGGGCCGCGCGAAGGTCATCGCGCCGAAGGTGCCGGTGCCGCCGGCGCTGAGCTTCGCGCACGCCTTCACCGCCGGCCTGAGCCTGTTCGGCGCCCTCGGTCTGCTGCGCGCCGACACCGAGACGCTCGCCGACGAGCTGGACCGCGAGGCCGCCCGGGCGCACCCGTCCCACGAACTGCTGATGAACCCGGCGAAGTCGCTGGCGATGCGGCTGGCCGACCGCGCGCCGCTGCTGTGGGGGCTCGACCAGGTGTCCACCGCGGTCGCCGAGCACGGCGCCTACGCGCTGGGCTGCCACGCGGGCACGGCCTGCGACGTTTCGAGCTACCAGCAGGCGGTCGCCCGTCAGGCCCTGCACCGCACGGCGCGGGGCCTGGGTTCGGAGGCGGACCTGTTCGCCGACCCCGAGGACAACCCCGGCGGTCTGATGCGCGTGTTCCTGGTCAGCGCTCGGTTCGACGCCGAGAGCGAGGCCACCGAGCGGGCCGCGGTTCGCGACCTGCCGGCAGCCGACCTGGTCACCCCGGGCGAGTCGGTGCGCGACGACGCCGTCCTGCGGTCGGCGCTGCTGGCCGTTCGGTTCGACCTCGCCGCCGTGTACCTGGGGCTGGCGGCGGGCACGCTCGACGGTCCCGGCTGGCAAGCCCTGGCGATGCACTGA
- a CDS encoding Trm112 family protein has product MAVDLEPQLLEILACPCPAHAPLRQSDDGLLTCTSCGRGFPVRDGIPVLLLEEAVGGPAPGDPGEG; this is encoded by the coding sequence GTGGCCGTTGACTTGGAACCGCAGTTGCTGGAGATCCTGGCCTGCCCGTGCCCGGCGCACGCGCCGCTGCGGCAGAGCGATGACGGCCTGCTGACCTGCACTTCCTGCGGTCGCGGGTTCCCGGTCCGCGACGGCATCCCGGTGCTGCTGCTGGAGGAGGCCGTCGGCGGTCCCGCTCCAGGCGATCCCGGAGAGGGGTGA
- a CDS encoding phosphomannomutase/phosphoglucomutase gives MRDLSGIVKAYDIRGVVGEQLDADAVRDIGAAFTRLVGGPAVVVGHDMRESSPGLAEAFAEGVTGQGVDVVEIGLASTDMLYFASGKLELPGAMFTASHNPAKYNGIKLCRSGAAPVGQDSGLSEIQELVAHGVPEFLGAKGSVTGRDMVAEYSLFLRELVDLRGIRPLKVVVDAGNGMGGHTVPTVFEGLPVEVVPMYFELDGTFPNHEANPLDPANLVDLQAKVREIGADAGLAFDGDADRCFVVDERAEPVAPSAITGLVAVRELAKEPGGTIIHNLITSKAVPEIVTEHGGEPVRTRVGHSFIKQTMAETGAIFGGEHSAHYYFRDFWRADSGMLAALHVLAALGGQQRPLSELMAEYTRYAASGEINSTVDDQQERMRRVAEVFADRNGARADELDGLTVELADGSWFNLRPSNTEPLLRLNVEARDTNAMAALRDEVLAVVRG, from the coding sequence GTGCGGGACCTGTCGGGGATCGTCAAGGCGTACGACATCCGCGGGGTGGTGGGCGAGCAGCTCGACGCGGACGCGGTCCGCGACATCGGCGCCGCCTTCACCCGGCTGGTGGGCGGGCCCGCCGTGGTGGTGGGCCACGACATGCGCGAGTCGTCCCCGGGCCTGGCCGAAGCGTTCGCCGAGGGGGTCACCGGGCAGGGCGTCGACGTGGTCGAGATCGGCCTGGCCAGCACCGACATGCTCTACTTCGCCTCCGGCAAGCTCGAGCTGCCCGGCGCGATGTTCACCGCCAGCCACAACCCGGCCAAGTACAACGGGATCAAGCTCTGCCGGTCCGGCGCGGCCCCGGTCGGCCAGGACAGCGGCCTCTCGGAGATCCAGGAGCTGGTGGCCCACGGCGTGCCGGAGTTCCTCGGCGCCAAGGGCTCGGTCACCGGCCGCGACATGGTCGCCGAGTACTCGCTGTTCCTGCGCGAGCTGGTCGACCTCCGCGGCATCCGCCCGCTCAAGGTCGTCGTCGACGCCGGCAACGGCATGGGCGGGCACACCGTGCCCACCGTCTTCGAGGGGCTGCCGGTCGAGGTGGTCCCGATGTACTTCGAGCTCGACGGCACCTTCCCCAACCACGAGGCCAACCCGCTGGACCCGGCCAACCTCGTCGACCTGCAGGCGAAGGTGCGCGAGATCGGTGCGGACGCGGGGCTGGCCTTCGACGGCGACGCCGACCGCTGCTTCGTCGTCGACGAGCGCGCCGAACCGGTCGCGCCGAGCGCGATCACCGGCCTGGTCGCGGTCCGCGAGCTGGCCAAGGAGCCGGGCGGCACGATCATCCACAACCTGATCACCTCCAAGGCGGTGCCGGAGATCGTCACCGAGCACGGCGGCGAGCCGGTCCGCACCCGCGTCGGCCACTCGTTCATCAAGCAGACGATGGCCGAGACCGGCGCCATCTTCGGCGGCGAGCACTCGGCCCACTACTACTTCCGCGACTTCTGGCGGGCCGACTCCGGCATGCTCGCCGCTCTGCACGTGCTCGCGGCGCTCGGCGGCCAGCAGCGGCCGCTGTCGGAGCTGATGGCCGAGTACACCCGCTACGCCGCGTCCGGCGAGATCAACTCGACCGTGGACGACCAGCAGGAGCGGATGCGGCGCGTCGCCGAGGTGTTCGCTGACCGGAATGGCGCTCGTGCCGACGAGCTGGACGGGCTTACCGTGGAACTCGCGGACGGGTCGTGGTTCAACCTGCGCCCGTCCAACACCGAACCGCTGCTCCGGCTCAACGTCGAGGCCAGGGACACTAACGCCATGGCCGCGCTCCGCGATGAGGTACTCGCGGTCGTGCGAGGCTGA
- a CDS encoding DUF3499 domain-containing protein, whose product MRSVRRCSRTGCTNPAVATLTYAYADSTAVVGPLATYAEPHSYDLCEEHALRLTVPKGWEVVRHEGEFALPEPSADDLTALAEAVREAGRPDRQPEAPDFSVGGGRRGHLRALPDPREE is encoded by the coding sequence GTGCGGAGCGTGAGGCGTTGCTCGCGGACCGGGTGTACCAACCCGGCCGTTGCCACGCTCACTTATGCCTACGCGGACTCCACGGCGGTCGTCGGACCGCTGGCCACCTACGCCGAACCGCACAGCTACGACCTGTGCGAGGAGCACGCCCTGCGCCTGACCGTCCCCAAGGGCTGGGAGGTCGTACGCCACGAGGGTGAGTTCGCGCTCCCGGAACCGTCCGCCGACGACCTCACCGCGCTCGCCGAGGCCGTCCGCGAGGCCGGACGACCCGACCGGCAGCCCGAGGCCCCCGACTTCTCGGTCGGCGGCGGTCGGCGCGGCCACCTGCGCGCGCTACCGGACCCGCGGGAAGAGTAA
- a CDS encoding metallopeptidase family protein, whose protein sequence is MVTARGSRRRTLLRRDRRGRGLRGPLYPSSVPVARSRSQRFDALVLEALEPIEQRWHAELTQLDVAVDEVPEVTTTAAEKVVWDDDVVVDANVPLARLVPAGVDRRGLPTRARIVLYRRPLEARARDGTDMADLLHDVLIEQVATYLGLDPDVIEGQ, encoded by the coding sequence GTGGTGACCGCACGTGGATCTCGGCGCCGGACGCTGCTTCGGCGGGACAGGCGAGGCCGTGGCCTGCGCGGACCGCTGTACCCGTCCTCGGTCCCGGTGGCCAGGAGCCGTTCCCAGCGCTTCGACGCACTGGTGCTGGAGGCGCTCGAGCCGATCGAACAGCGCTGGCACGCCGAGCTGACCCAGCTCGACGTGGCGGTGGACGAGGTACCGGAGGTCACCACCACGGCCGCCGAGAAGGTGGTGTGGGACGACGACGTCGTCGTCGACGCCAACGTGCCCCTCGCCCGGCTCGTCCCGGCGGGGGTCGACCGGCGGGGGCTGCCCACCCGTGCGCGCATCGTGCTGTACCGGCGCCCGCTGGAGGCCAGGGCCCGCGACGGCACCGACATGGCCGACCTGCTGCACGACGTGCTGATCGAGCAGGTCGCCACCTACCTCGGCCTGGATCCGGACGTCATCGAGGGGCAGTGA